A window of Fragaria vesca subsp. vesca linkage group LG7, FraVesHawaii_1.0, whole genome shotgun sequence contains these coding sequences:
- the LOC101297091 gene encoding BTB/POZ domain-containing protein At3g56230-like, giving the protein MPLCKIVDTFQIKKQQQLLRPRASSSFLVFCNCGFSRFEIKADMDCSVCTTMPVQLRPPRNTICGTCFEGARSLISFVNKLEAAQGIDRANLCKNLMNVSTWVLDMKDSAQELDEKIKFLSGLVVAFRNQIHTDIQIRSGENRPPIPAHRALLAIRSEIFSNMLDSDGCKAPPIDDTITLPELNHEELESFLELLYSGDLTEETMSKHVYSLSLAADKYGISYLQKLCERYMHKSLSSSNALDVLEVADTCSFLTLKENALNYIVKNMQEIVFSAKYDTFALKNPHLSVQITRASLMDAKRNCVG; this is encoded by the exons ATGCCTCTATGTAAAATTGTAGATACGTTCCAAATTAAGAAGCAGCAGCAGCTTCTCCGGCCTAGAGCTTCTTCTTCTTTTCTTGTTTTCTGTAACTGTGGTTTCTCAAGGTTTGAGATTAAGGCAGATATGGACTGCTCCGTCTGTACTACAATGCCAGTTCAATTACGGCCTCCAAGAAATACGATATGCGGGACATGTTTTGAGGGAGCTAGAAGCCTTATCTCCTTCGTAAACAAGCTCGAAGCTGCTCAAGGAATTGACAGAGCAAATTTGTGCAAG AATTTGATGAATGTGTCAACATGGGTGCTTGATATGAAAGACTCGGCACAAGAACTCGATGAGAAAATTAAGTTCCTAAGCGGGCTTGTTGTTGCATTTAGAAACCAAATCCACACCGACATACAAATTCGTTCCGGTGAAAACAGACCTCCAATACCTGCACACAGAGCGTTATTG GCAATTCGATCGGAAATCTTTAGCAACATGCTGGACTCAGACGGATGCAAAGCTCCACCTATCGACGACACCATAACATTGCCGGAGTTGAATCACGAAGAGCTCGAGTCTTTCTTGGAACTCCTCTATAGTGGTGACTTGACTGAAGAAACGATGAGCAAGCATGTCTACTCATTATCCCTTGCAGCTGATAAGTACGGAATATCATACTTACAAAAGCTCTGTGAACGCTACATGCACAAGTCTTTGAGTTCTTCGAATGCTCTCGATGTTTTAGAGGTCGCGGATACTTGTTCCTTTTTAACGTTGAAGGAGAATGCCTTGAACTACATTGTCAAAAACATGCAGGAGATCGTGTTTTCTGCCAAGTATGATACATTTGCACTTAAAAATCCGCACTTAAGCGTGCAAATTACAAGGGCGTCATTGATGGATGCTAAAAGAAATTGTGTGGGTTAG
- the LOC101308722 gene encoding uncharacterized protein LOC101308722, translating into MNGIRRRSNRKPEMEASLRNLRIQKPLSDCSNTVTVTDSAAAASTQSSTASSGEIKRHNPTLSSVVNTLVASLTAKNDAVSSPRGSSPSTPQVSSSVSGTSGYEVSEPSSVYSRRQTAVKRKITGKENDVPFSCPRTPKTRNVGKKTKQDGCNIQSKIDSTPIASTPTPRVSSSTFDTINRDVFEPHSVYGRRQTAQKRKSKGQENIGASSCPPALKIGNTWDNSNEDGQNRLFKKSKAPCKTKVLPAKKGTSEYTSPELEKQKAYFAELDKYELEEAEEWELE; encoded by the exons ATGAACGGAATCCGAAGAAGAAGTAACAGAAAACCAGAAATGGAAGCTTCCCTAAGAAACCTGAGAATCCAGAAGCCTCTCTCCGATTGCAGCAACACCGTCACCGTCACCGACAGCGCCGCCGCCGCCTCTACCCAGTCGTCTACGGCCTCCAGCGGCGAGATCAAACGCCACAACCCGACGCTGTCCTCCGTCGTCAACACGCTCGTCGCCTCCTTGACTGCCAAAAACGACGCCGTCTCGAGCCCCAGGGGTTCCTCTCCTTCTACTCCTCAGGTTTCCTCCTCCGTTTCAG GTACCAGTGGATATGAGGTTTCAGAGCCTTCTTCAGTGTACAGTCGGAGACAAACGGCAGTGAAAAGGAAGATTACAGGGAAGGAAAATGATGTACCATTCAGTTGCCCTCGGACGCCAAAAACTCGGAATGTTGG GAAAAAAACGAAACAAGATGGTTGCAACATTCAATCCAAGATTGATTCAACACCAATTGCTTCCACTCCTACACCTCGCGTTTCATCATCAACTTTTG ATACCATTAATCGTGATGTATTTGAGCCTCATTCAGTGTATGGTCGAAGACAGACTGCACAAAAAAGGAAAAGCAAAGGGCAGGAAAACATTGGAGCTTCTAGTTGCCCTCCTGCACTGAAGATCGGGAATACTTG GGATAACTCAAATGAAGATGGACAGAACCGTCTATTCAAGAAATCCAAGGCTCCTTGTAAAACG AAGGTTTTACCAGCTAAAAAAGGAACTTCCGAGTACACATCGCCAGAACTTGAAAAGCAGAAAGCTTACTTTGCAGAGCTCGATAAATATGAACTGGAGGAGGCTGAAGAATGGGAGTTGGAATGA
- the LOC101297674 gene encoding peroxidase 4-like, whose amino-acid sequence MVSYKLLLLGLVFAGAVLQSINGKLSPTSYLPRCPNALSIVQDEVIAAIKNERRIGASLLRLHFHDCFVNGCDASVLLDDTPGFIGEKTAVPNNNSLGGFEVVDRIKAKVEKACPGVVSCADILALAARDSVVHLGGPSWQVYLGRRDSTSASRSAASTSIPPPASNISSLLSSFAAQGLSLRDLVALSGSHTIGLARCTSFRARIYKDTTTDAVFAKSLQSNCPVTGNDNNLASLDLQTPTYFDNLYYKNLLKEKGLLHSDQELFNGTPADAMVKLYASNTFAFFYDFANSMVKMGNIKPLTGSQGEIRINCRKVN is encoded by the exons ATGGTTTCTTACAAGTTACTCCTCCTTGGATTGGTCTTTGCTGGTGCAGTTCTTCAATCCATCAATGGCAAGCTATCTCCAACTTCCTACTTACCTAGATGCCCAAATGCATTGTCTATCGTGCAAGACGAAGTTATCGCAGCCATTAAGAACGAAAGACGCATAGGGGCTTCGTTACTCCGCCTGCATTTCCATGATTGCTTTGTAAAT GGTTGTGATGCTTCAGTACTGTTGGATGATACACCAGGCTTTATAGGTGAGAAAACAGCAGTTCCGAATAACAACTCGCTTGGAGGATTTGAAGTAGTTGATCGGATTAAAGCCAAGGTTGAGAAGGCATGCCCGGGAGTGGTATCTTGTGCTGATATTTTAGCTTTAGCTGCGCGCGACTCGGTAGTACAT TTGGGAGGTCCTTCATGGCAAGTTTATTTGGGAAGAAGAGATTCAACCAGTGCTAGTAGGAGTGCTGCAAGCACCTCCATCCCTCCACCCGCATCAAATATAAGCAGTCTTCTTTCGAGCTTTGCTGCTCAAGGTCTGTCCTTGAGGGACTTGGTCGCACTTTCAG GATCACACACCATAGGCTTGGCAAGATGCACATCATTTCGAGCACGCATCTACAAGGACACCACTACTGATGCCGTCTTTGCCAAGTCATTACAGAGCAATTGCCCAGTAACTGGAAATGACAACAATCTTGCAAGCCTGGACCTCCAGACCCCAACATATTTTGACAATTTGTACTACAAGAACCTGCTGAAAGAAAAGGGCCTTCTTCATTCAGACCAGGAGCTCTTCAATGGCACACCAGCAGATGCTATGGTAAAGCTATACGCAAGCAACACTTTCGCATTTTTCTACGATTTTGCCAACTCCATGGTCAAAATGGGAAACATAAAACCTCTCACAGGAAGCCAGGGTGAAATCAGAATCAATTGCAGAAAAGTCAATTAA
- the LOC101297962 gene encoding probable peptide/nitrate transporter At2g40460-like, whose amino-acid sequence MEIEAAKAGYTGDGTVDLRGRPALATKTGKWKACAFLVVYEAFERMAFYGIASNLVNYLTTQLHEDTVTSVRNVNNWSGAVWITPILGAYLADSYLGRFWTFTVSSLIYVMGMMLLTMAVSLKTFKPTCSNGICNKASTSQIAFFYLSLYTIAFGSGGTKPNISTFGADQFDDFNPHEKRIKASFFNWWMFSSFLGALIATLGLVYIQENVGWGLGYGIPTIGLVVSLLIFYIGTPMYRHKVSRNKSPARDIIQIPVAAFRNRNLPLPNDPSTLHEYEPQHYIDTGKRQVYHTPIFRFLDKAAIENGNTDNSRPPCTVTQVEGAKLVLGMGMIWLVTLIPSTIWAQINTLFVKQGTTLDRSLGPNHFQIPAASLGSFVTLSMLLSVPMYDRYFVPFMRGRTGNPRGITLLQRLGIGFIIQVTAIAIAYAVEVRRMRVIRVHHVLGPKEIVPMSIFWLLPQYVLLGVADVFNAIGLLEFFYDQSPEDMQSLGTTFFTSGIGIGNFLNSFLVTVVDKITGRNRGKSWIGNNLNDCHLDYYYGFLLVISSLNLVAFMLASSKYIYKKESVDVKEGCIDLVEAKAMPSTPLGICN is encoded by the exons ATGGAAATTGAAGCTGCCAAAGCCGGGTACACCGGAGATGGCACTGTCGATCTCCGGGGACGCCCTGCGCTTGCCACTAAGACTGGAAAATGGAAAGCCTGTGCTTTCCTTGTTG TGTACGAAGCTTTTGAGAGGATGGCCTTCTATGGAATAGCTTCAAATCTGGTGAACTACTTGACCACACAGCTTCATGAAGACACCGTAACCTCCGTCCGGAATGTCAATAACTGGTCCGGTGCCGTTTGGATCACTCCGATCCTCGGCGCTTACCTAGCTGATTCTTACCTCGGTCGTTTCTGGACTTTCACGGTCTCATCCCTCATTTACGTCATG GGAATGATGCTTTTGACAATGGCTGTTTCACTCAAAACATTCAAGCCAACCTGCAGCAATGGCATTTGCAACAAGGCCTCTACCTCACAAATCGCTTTCTTCTACCTCTCTCTATACACCATTGCTTTCGGTTCCGGCGGAACAAAGCCTAACATATCCACCTTCGGCGCAGACCAGTTTGATGATTTTAACCCCCACGAGAAAAGGATCAAGGCCTCATTCTTCAACTGGTGGATGTTCAGCTCTTTCTTAGGTGCTCTGATTGCAACCCTTGGCCTCGTCTACATCCAAGAAAACGTGGGATGGGGTTTGGGATATGGTATCCCCACAATTGGCCTAGTAGTATCCTTATTAATCTTCTATATTGGGACACCTATGTATAGACACAAAGTTAGCAGGAACAAGAGCCCGGCTAGGGACATCATCCAAATTCCTGTTGCTGCCTTTCGAAATCGGAATCTTCCCCTCCCGAACGATCCGTCTACGCTCCATGAGTATGAGCCGCAACATTACATTGACACTGGAAAACGCCAGGTCTATCACACCCCAATTTTCAG GTTCTTGGACAAGGCTGCTATAGAAAATGGCAACACGGATAATTCAAGGCCACCATGCACAGTGACTCAAGTTGAAGGAGCAAAGCTGGTCTTGGGAATGGGAATGATATGGCTTGTGACCCTAATTCCAAGCACCATTTGGGCACAAATCAACACTCTCTTTGTCAAGCAAGGCACTACACTAGATCGAAGCTTGGGACCAAATCACTTCCAAATCCCGGCAGCTTCTCTAGGGAGCTTCGTCACCCTCTCCATGCTTCTCTCTGTGCCCATGTATGACCGTTACTTCGTGCCCTTCATGCGTGGCAGAACTGGAAACCCTAGGGGAATCACACTCCTCCAGAGGCTTGGGATCGGATTCATCATCCAAGTCACAGCCATTGCAATCGCCTATGCTGTCGAAGTTCGTCGAATGCGTGTAATTCGAGTCCACCATGTTTTGGGGCCTAAAGAGATCGTCCCCATGAGCATATTCTGGTTACTCCCTCAGTACGTACTACTCGGTGTCGCCGATGTGTTCAATGCCATCGGATTGCTTGAGTTTTTCTACGATCAGTCCCCGGAGGACATGCAGAGTCTTGGCACAACTTTCTTCACAAGTGGGATTGGTATTGGTAACTTCTTGAACAGCTTTTTAGTGACAGTGGTGGATAAAATTACTGGGAGGAATAGGGGTAAAAGTTGGATTGGGAATAACTTGAATGACTGTCACTTGGACTATTACTACGGATTTCTTCTGGTCATATCTTCCCTAAACCTGGTGGCGTTTATGTTGGCTTCAAGCAAATATATATACAAGAAGGAATCTGTTGACGTGAAGGAGGGGTGCATTGATCTGGTTGAAGCTAAAGCAATGCCCAGTACTCCTCTAGGTATTTGTAATTAG
- the LOC101298258 gene encoding peroxidase 4-like: protein MAASSLSCIAILTFVHLLFMGTSTAQLSSNFYSKSCPRLFSIVKSTVQPAIRNEPRMGASILRLHFHDCFVNGCDGSVLLDDTANFTGEKNAVPNKNSLRGFNVIDNIKSAVENVCPGVVSCADILAITARDSVAILGGPSWNVKLGRRDARTASQAAANNSIPPPTSNLNQLISRFNALGLSTKDMVALSGSHTIGQARCTSFRARVYNETNNLDSSLAQTRQSNCPRTTGSGDNNLAPLDLQSPTAFDNNYYNNLIKNRGLLHSDQQLFLNGGSTDSIVRGYSSSQSTFTSDFAAAMIKMGNINPLTGSNGEIRKNCRKPN, encoded by the exons ATGGCTGCTTCATCATTATCTTGCATTGCCATTTTGACCTTTGTTCACCTTCTGTTCATGGGCACCTCCACCGCTCAACTTTCATCAAACTTTTACTCCAAGTCTTGCCCTAGGCTCTTCTCCATCGTGAAATCCACCGTGCAACCCGCAATCCGAAATGAGCCCCGAATGGGCGCCTCCATCCTTCGCCTCCACTTCCACGACTGTTTTGTCAAC GGGTGCGATGGCTCGGTGTTGCTAGATGATACAGCAAACTTCACTGGAGAGAAAAATGCAGTTCCTAATAAGAATTCGCTTCGGGGATTCAACGTGATCGATAACATCAAGTCTGCAGTTGAGAATGTGTGCCCCGGCGTGGTCTCGTGTGCTGATATATTAGCCATTACGGCCAGGGACTCTGTTGCTATC CTTGGAGGACCAAGTTGGAATGTTAAGTTGGGAAGAAGAGATGCCAGAACTGCCAGCCAAGCCGCTGCGAATAACAGCATTCCCCCTCCAACCTCTAACCTAAACCAGCTCATCTCCAGATTCAACGCTCTTGGCCTTTCCACCAAGGACATGGTTGCTTTATCTG GGTCGCATACGATAGGGCAAGCAAGGTGTACAAGCTTCAGGGCTCGTGTATACAATGAGACCAACAACTTGGACAGTTCCTTGGCTCAAACAAGGCAATCAAACTGCCCAAGAACCACCGGCTCAGGGGACAACAACTTGGCTCCACTTGATCTTCAATCTCCAACAGCCTTCGACAACAACTACTACAATAATCTTATCAAGAACAGAGGTCTCCTCCACTCCGATCAGCAGTTGTTCTTGAATGGTGGCTCCACCGATTCCATAGTGCGTGGCTACAGCAGCAGCCAGAGCACATTCACATCTGACTTTGCTGCCGCAATGATCAAGATGGGAAACATCAACCCGCTCACTGGATCCAATGGAGAGATTAGGAAGAACTGTAGGAAACCCAACTAA
- the LOC101309303 gene encoding peroxidase 52-like, translated as MASSCPLLAIFMTLALVASIDSAAGAGLTSEFYARSCPNLFSTVRPIVQSAIDKNPRMGACLLRLFFHDCFVNGCDASLLLDDVPPFFIGEKNVHPNKVSACGFKIIDQIKNAVERACPGLVSCADLVAIAARDSVGILGGPKWEVQLGRKDAKTTNPLVANISIPTSSASLKELIIRFGGVALSTRDLVALSGAHTLGQAQCHNFRKRIYNESNIDKDFAEQRRAECPRTSGNTNLAPIDGETPYVFDNSYYKNLVKNKGLLHSDQQLFSGGRTDALVKTYSVSQESFFMDFVSAMLKMGSINPLIGPAGEVRILCRRINPLY; from the exons ATGGCCTCGTCTTGTCCCCTATTGGCCATTTTCATGACCCTGGCTCTGGTTGCGAGCATTGACAGCGCCGCCGGTGCTGGACTTACCTCAGAATTTTACGCCAGATCTTGTCCAAATCTCTTCTCCACCGTGAGACCGATAGTTCAATCTGCAATCGATAAGAATCCCCGAATGGGTGCCTGTCTTCTCCGCCTCTTCTTCCACGATTGTTTTGTTAAT GGATGTGATGCATCGTTGCTCCTCGACGATGTGCCGCCCTTCTTTATAGGAGAGAAAAATGTGCATCCGAACAAAGTTTCTGCATGTGGATTCAAAATCATCGATCAAATCAAGAACGCCGTCGAGAGAGCATGCCCGGGACTCGTCTCATGTGCCGATCTAGTTGCTATTGCCGCAAGAGACTCTGTTGGCATT CTTGGAGGGCCAAAATGGGAGGTCCAATTGGGAAGAAAAGACGCAAAGACTACAAACCCTTTAGTCGCCAACATCAGCATTCCAACATCAAGCGCTAGCCTAAAGGAGCTCATCATAAGATTTGGCGGCGTCGCCCTCAGCACGCGAGACCTGGTTGCTTTGTCAGGAGCTCACACACTCGGCCAAGCACAGTGTCACAACTTCAGGAAACGCATTTACAACGAGAGCAACATCGACAAGGACTTTGCCGAACAAAGAAGAGCAGAATGTCCGAGAACCTCCGGTAACACCAACTTGGCTCCCATCGACGGCGAAACTCCATATGTGTTCGACAACAGCTACTACAAGAACCTTGTCAAGAACAAGGGGCTACTGCATTCCGATCAGCAGTTGTTCAGTGGAGGGCGAACAGATGCACTAGTGAAAACTTACAGTGTCAGCCAGGAAAGCTTCTTCATGGACTTTGTGAGTGCTATGCTCAAGATGGGAAGCATTAACCCGCTGATTGGTCCAGCTGGTGAGGTCAGGATACTTTGTAGGAGAATCAATCCATTATATTGA
- the LOC101298546 gene encoding LOB domain-containing protein 15-like — protein MSRDRERFDFDEIGKKLKREIDASNSSSAHLHHQMGRRHMLGPPGTLNTITPCAACKLLRRRCAQECPFSPYFSPHEPQKFASVHKVFGASNVSKMLMEVPESQRADAANSLVYEANVRLRDPVYGCMGAISALQQQVQSLQAELNTVRGEILKFKYREANLMDPSSHHHQVAALFSTTTTSGGAVSVASLPPSTQPPPPPPPPPLPPTSSSSSMYTQPNSATDYSTLSSENVSYFG, from the exons ATGTCCAGGGATAG GGAGAGATTTGATTTTGATGAGATAGGGAAGAAGCTGAAGAGAGAAATAGATGCTTCTAATTCTTCTTCTGCTCATCTCCATCATCAGATGGGAAGAAGACACATGTTGGGTCCTCCCGGAACCCTAAACACGATCACGCCTTGTGCAGCCTGCAAGCTCTTGAGAAGAAGATGCGCACAAGAATGCCCCTTCTCTCCCTACTTCTCTCCCCACGAACCCCAGAAGTTCGCCTCCGTCCACAAAGTGTTCGGCGCCAGCAACGTTTCCAAGATGCTTATG GAGGTGCCGGAGAGCCAAAGAGCAGACGCAGCTAATAGTCTTGTGTATGAGGCCAACGTGAGGCTAAGAGATCCGGTGTACGGTTGCATGGGAGCGATTTCGGCTTTGCAGCAGCAAGTTCAGTCGTTACAAGCGGAGCTCAATACTGTGAGGGGTGAAATACTCAAGTTCAAATACAGGGAAGCAAATCTAATGGATCCTTCATCTCATCATCATCAAGTGGCAGCTTTGTTCTCTACTACTACTACTTCCGGAGGAGCTGTTTCGGTTGCTTCCCTCCCACCGTCCACACAGCCACCTCCGCCGCCGCCGCCTCCTCCTCTCCCTCCTACTTCCTCCTCCTCATCTATGTACACTCAACCCAACAGCGCCACCGACTATAGCACCCTTTCAAGTGAAAATGTTTCCTATTTTGGTTAA